The Sinobacterium caligoides DNA window TAGATGTGCAAAAACACCGCTCTGCGCTGTCGCCTTTTTAAAAGCCCGCGGCAGCTGTTCAGGTAACACCTGGTGCGGACAATCACGCTTCGCCGTCGCGTGATTTTTCTTATGTACTCGGCTAACAATAAATGGCGATGATGACGGCGCTTTAAACGCCCTTTCAATTGCACCCGATAACAGACTACCGGCACTAATTTTTAGCGCCTTAGGGTGAGGTATCGCTGCAGTTATTTGAGGCACAACGTAAAAATGCCCATCTCGATAATCTGTGAACCGTAACGCAACAACATAACCTCGACGAAGTGCTATCGATAAGATCACGATGACTGTCTTAGTTATTCCGCTCTCACCAACCGTAAAGCAAAAAAAAGAGGACCAACATCGCTGTTGCTCCTCTCTCTTTGAATTTGGTCGGAATAGCAGGATTTGAACCTGCGACCACTACACCCCCAGTGTAGTGCGCTACCAGACTGCGCTATATCCCGATAAAGTTTTGGCTGTGCCTCAACTTGATGCGCATAATAGCGTAGTGATTCAGCCTTGTGAAGCCCTTTTTATAAATATGTTGATATATACATCACGCTATTTAAAGGCTTAAAACAGGGGGTATTTGCAGATCAGAGATGGGGTAGAAGAGGAAGGGCTGCTAACGGCTGTGCAGCGTTGATACGGGCCTTCTGGGGCCTGAAAATCCTTTTAAAACACCTCACGATGAACATGAGGATGAGCCAGACCGAGCAACTACTTTACAGTAGCTGCTCGATCAGCGACGGAGAAAGCCTATTCTGGAGCTGGCCCGTCGTAACTCTCAACGCGCACCTTGAGCTTTTGCCCAGGCTTAAAGGTCACAACCCTTCTCGCGGTGATCGGAATCTCTTCACCCGTCTTAGGGTTACGCCCTGGACGCTCGCTCTTGTCGCGCAGATCGAAGTTACCAAAACCTGATAGCTTGACCTGCTCGTCGTCTTCCAGTGCGAGACGCACCTCTTCGAAGAACAGCTCCACGACCTCTTTCGATTCGCGCTTGCTCAGCTCGAGTTCATCGAATAGCTTTTCAGCCATATCTGCTTTAGTTAGTGCACCTGCCATACCGATTACCTTAACGAAGCGCCGAACTTTTCAGTCAGCGTGTTAACTACTTGTTCAATAACAACATTAATATCGTCATCATTAAGAGTGCGCGAAGCATGCTGGAAGGTCAAGCCTATTGCCAAACTTTTCTGATGAGGCTCAATACCTTTGCCCTGATAGACGTCAAATAACGTCAGATCGACGAGGTTCTCCCCCGCAGCCTGTCGCATTTCAGCTAAAATAGCATTACTCGCTACCCCTTGATCAATAATAATAGCTAAGTCACGACGAACTTCAGGGAATTTTGATAATTCTTTGAAACTTGGGAGCTTCGCCGCCAATATCGCCTCGAGCTCAATCTCGAAAAGATACAGCGCTTGGTCGATGCCGAGATCTTTGGCCAAGGTCGGGTGCAGCGCACCGATAAGACCAATCTGCTTGCCGCCCAACATGATTGCCGCCGTCTGTCCCGGATGCAGTGCGTGGTGCTCTGCACGGACAAACTCGAAGTCATCCAAGCGATCACCCAAAGACAACACTGCCTCTAGATCGCCCTTCAAGTCGAAGAAATCGGCCTTGCTCGCGTCGGCATGCCACGCTTCTGGCTCGCGATTACCGGTCAACAGACCGCCTAGGCTGCGATCCTGACGCAAGCCGCCATCAGCCTGCGGTACGAAGCACTGACCAACCTCAAACAGGCGTACGCGCGGCTGTTGGCGGTTGAGGTTATGTACCGCCGTGCTCAGCAGGCCGGGCCACAGCGTGGTACGCATGACACTCATATCCGCCGAGATAGGATTAGTCAGCTTCACCGGCTGCGCCGCAGGGTCGATTTTCGCCAACAGGCCTGGCTCGACAAAGCTGTAGGTGATCGCCTCTTGATAACCGTGATCAACCAATAAGTTGCGAATACCGCTCACAGAGAGCTTCTGCTCTGGCTTAGGCTGCAACGGCAACGCGACGGCAGGCGTGTGTACTGGCAGACGGTTGTAGCCGTAGATGCGTGCCACCTCTTCTAAAAGGTCGGCCTCGATCTCCATGTCAAAACGGTAGCTTGGCGCGACCAGTTTCCAACCCTCTGCAATGGTTTCAATCTCAAAGCCAAGGCGATTGAAAATCTCAACGATCTGCTCATCGGGCATTTCGAGCCCCAACAACTGGGCAATACGCGCCTTGCGCAGCACAATAGTGGCGACCGCAGGCAGAGTATCTTCGCTGCAAATTTCGCTGACAGGGCCCGGCTGACCACCGACGATATCGAGCAGCAACGCCGTTGCACGCTCAATTGCACGCGCCTGACCGGTCGCGTCGACGCCGCGCTCGAAGCGAAGCGAGGATTCCGTGTGC harbors:
- a CDS encoding tyrosine-type recombinase/integrase, encoding MILSIALRRGYVVALRFTDYRDGHFYVVPQITAAIPHPKALKISAGSLLSGAIERAFKAPSSSPFIVSRVHKKNHATAKRDCPHQVLPEQLPRAFKKATAQSGVFAHLESDEVPTFHEIRALSADIYKNQFGRTPDELQALMAHSDIKTTEIYIEGHRLEYSDVAADM
- the ihfA gene encoding integration host factor subunit alpha, whose protein sequence is MAGALTKADMAEKLFDELELSKRESKEVVELFFEEVRLALEDDEQVKLSGFGNFDLRDKSERPGRNPKTGEEIPITARRVVTFKPGQKLKVRVESYDGPAPE
- the pheT gene encoding phenylalanine--tRNA ligase subunit beta, which codes for MKFSEQWLREWVNPAIETQELCDQLTMAGLEIDGFEPAAADFSGVVVGEITACEQHPDADKLRVCQVSDGEASFQVVCGAPNARVGIKIPFAKVKAVLPGDFKIKKAKLRGVESFGMLCSDDELGLAETRSPGIYELPANAPTGADLREYLDLDDNIIEVDLTPNRGDCFSIMGVAREVGVINQVAVTAPVIDDVVETIMDTVEVELSAIEDCPRYVGRVIKGVDLSQSSPLWMQEKLRRAGIRSIDPVVDVTNYVLMELGQPMHAFDLNKLTGDIDVRLSEAGEKITLLDDSEVDLKTGSLVIADAAGPQAIAGIMGGKATAVTSETTDIFLESAFFDNVKIAGRARSYGLHTESSLRFERGVDATGQARAIERATALLLDIVGGQPGPVSEICSEDTLPAVATIVLRKARIAQLLGLEMPDEQIVEIFNRLGFEIETIAEGWKLVAPSYRFDMEIEADLLEEVARIYGYNRLPVHTPAVALPLQPKPEQKLSVSGIRNLLVDHGYQEAITYSFVEPGLLAKIDPAAQPVKLTNPISADMSVMRTTLWPGLLSTAVHNLNRQQPRVRLFEVGQCFVPQADGGLRQDRSLGGLLTGNREPEAWHADASKADFFDLKGDLEAVLSLGDRLDDFEFVRAEHHALHPGQTAAIMLGGKQIGLIGALHPTLAKDLGIDQALYLFEIELEAILAAKLPSFKELSKFPEVRRDLAIIIDQGVASNAILAEMRQAAGENLVDLTLFDVYQGKGIEPHQKSLAIGLTFQHASRTLNDDDINVVIEQVVNTLTEKFGASLR